The DNA region GCGAACCCGATGGCCCGGAAGTGGCACGCGTCTCCGGAGACGTGGGACGGCGGTTGCGCGCGGACGTGCCTTCGCCGCGCCTGTGGACGCCGGACGATCCGTATCTCTACGACCTCCAGGTCCGCTTGCTCGACGAGAGCGGCGACGTGCTCGACGTCGTCGAGTCCTACACCGGGCTCCGGACGATCGGGACGGTGGCCGACGCCCAGGGCAGGCCGCGGATCGCGCTCAACGGCCGGATCACCTTCCTCCACGGCCCGCTCGACCAGGGTTACTGGCCCGACGGGATCCACACCGCCCCCACCGACGAGGCGTTGCGGTTCGACCTGGAGAAGACCAAGGAGCTCGGCTTCAACTTCGTCCGCAAGCACGTCAAGGTCGAGCCGGAGCGGTGGTATCACTGGGCGGACCGGCTGGGCCTGCTCGTCTGGCAGGACATGCCGTCGCTCACCGTCTCCTTCGACGGCCCGCCCGGCACCGCGCCCGACCCGGTCCCGGAGGCGCAGGAACGGTTCGAGGCCGAGCTGACCGAGATGATCGAGCAGCTGCGCGGGGTGACCTCGATCGTCGGCTGGGTGCCGTTCAACGAGGGCTGGGGGGAATTCGACACCGCGCGGATCGCGAAGCTGGTGAAGGACCTCGACCCGACCAGGCTCGTCGTCGCGAACAGCGGGGTGAACTGCTGCTTCTCGCGGCCGGACGCCGGCGCGGGCGACGTCTACGACGACCACACCTACGTCGGGCCGGGGAAACCCGCGGTGACGGACGGCAGGGTGATCGTCGACGGTGAGTACGGCGGCCTCGGCCTGGTCGTCGACGAGCACCGCTGGCCCGGGGAACCGCAGGCCTATGAGATGACGCTGACCTCGGCAGAGCTGACGAAACGCTATGCCGAGGTCAGCGAGAACCTCGAACGGATCGTCGCCGGAACCGGCCTTTCCGGCGCGATCTACACCCAGACCACCGACGTCGAGAACGAGGTCAACGGCCTGCTCACCTACGACCGGCGGGTGACGAAGGCGGACCCGGCGACCGTCGCCGCCCGCAATCGCGCGGTCATCGAGGCGGGTCAGTCCGGCTGAGCTTCCACCGGACCGCCGGAGTCACGGATCCGGACGGGCACTCCGAGCAGCTGAGAAGGCAGCTGCCCGGAGTCGTGACCGGGGGTCATCCACACGTCGATCGTGGGTGCCCCCTCGGCCTCGCCCTGTCCGACCCCGACCACACCGGGGACGTCGTCGAGCCATCGGGACGCCGTCACGAGGGCGGCGTCGACATCCGGCACGTCTTCGGCCACTACGGGTGCACCTTGATCCCGAGCGCGGCCTCGACCAGCGTGATCCGGTTGATCACGGTGACCACCGGCGAACCGGCGAACAGCAGGCCGACGGCGTTCTCGCTCAGATCCGCCACGAGGCTGCCCGAGTCGCCGCCCGCCGACATGTCGGTGGTGAGCAGTTGCTGCGCGAACCGGGCCACCCGGCCGCCGCCGTAGTTCACGTCGACGGTGGCGTTGATGTTCGTGATCCGCCCGGTGGTCCAGTTCGTGGTCCGGCCGGTCTTCTGCACCACCGTGCCGACCGCGGGGGCCACGTTGGTGCCCTTGAGGTCGCCGACCCAGAAGATCCGCCGGTCGAGGTCGTGGAACTGGCCCTCGGCGATGGCGGCGTCGACGAAGTTCAGCGGCACCGGCTGGCCCGCGGCGATGAACTTGATCGGCACGAACCGGCTCAGCCTGGCGATGACGTCGGTGGGGACGACACCGCCGTCGAACGGGCCGGGCTGCAGGATGGGATCGCCGATGGCGGCCGCGTTGGAGTTCGCGAGCACGTGGTTGTTGCTCAGGATGTAGTACCTGGCCGGTTTGCCGGGCAGCGCCGTGGCGTCGTAGACGGCGGTGCCGTAGGTGCCGGCGGTGATCTTGAAATGGCCGAGGCTCAGCCCGCCGAACGCCGGGCGGAACCGCTTGGCGAGGGTGAACGGGCCGACCTGCTCGCGGGCGAGTTCGTCGGGCCGGGCGAGTGTCGGAGCCTGGGGCTCGTCGAGCATCGTGGCGGCGCCGTTCACCTTCGGCGCGGCGATGCTGCGACCGGCCTGGAGCACGCCGACCTCTTGGACGTCGGTCGGCACCCCGGACAGTGCCGCCGGGACGAGGTCGTCCTCCCGCAGCATCTCGTGCGGCATCTTCGTGTCGACGAGGACGGTGATCGCCTTCTCGCCGGTGTCCCTCCCGCCGGACCATTTGGTGCCGAGCGCGACACCCACCACGTTCTGCCGGTTCAGCAACGCGTCCTCTTCCGCCGCCTGCACACTCGCGAGGGAGAGGAAATCGTCCGGGATCATGTTGTTTTCGATCATGTCTGCCACACTTTTCCTGTTGTCGGCGTTGACGAAGTGCGGGACTCCCGACAAAAGAGTGTTCCCCCGCGCGACGGGTGGCGCCATAGTGCAATCGGGTATGGCGCTTCACTATGGACCGTCAGGATTTCCCTTGTGTGGCAAGGGTTTGTGATCGAGCAACCGGACATCGCGCGAGCGGCCGGGGTATTCGGGGACTTTGGTCCCCGAATACCCGGAAAAAGGTGTCAGCCGATCGCGGCGTCGATGGCCTTGGTGATCGTCTCGTCCTCGGGTTCGGTGCGCGGGCGGAATCGGCCCACCACTTCACCGGAAGGGGCGACGAGGAACTTCTCGAAGTTCCACTGGACGTCGCCGGCGGCGCCCTCGGCGTCGGCGGCCTTGGTCAGTTCGGCGTAGAGCGGGTGACGGCTTTCCCCGTTCACGTCCAGCTTTTCGAACAGCGGGAACGAAACGCCGTACGTCGTCGAGCAGAAGGTCTGGATCTCCTCGGCGGTGCCCGGCTCCTGGCCCGCGAACTGGTTGCACGGGAAGCCGACGACGGAGAAACCCTTGTCCGCGTAGCGTTCCTGGAGCTTTTCCAGCCCGGTGTACTGCGGGGTCAGGCCGCATTTCGACGCCACGTTCACCACCAGCAGCGTCTTGCCTTCGAGCGCGCCGAGTGTCGTGTCCTCGCCCGCGAGCGTCTTCAGCGGAATGTCGTGGATCCCCATGGTGGTGCCCCTTTCGTCATTTCCTCAGCAGGTCACGCGCGTCGACGTGACCGAACGGCCCGTCGTCGCGCCGGAACGCGGCCGCGGTCTCCCGCGCGCGGTCGAGCGCACCGTCCCGGAGCAGTCCGGCGAGCGTGTCGAACCGTTCGGTGTGCACTTTCGCCCGCCGCCGCGCGTAGTCGGCGGCGGAATCCTTGGTGACCATGAACGCCCAGTCGCTCGAAAGCGCCAGCATCGCCTCGGCGACGGCCTGGTCGCGGACGGAGTCACGTGTCGTCGTGTCCATTCCGGCGACGAGGTCGAGCATCCGGTCCTGCAACGCGGTGTTGTCCCGCACCATGTCGGCGACCTGCTCGCCGTCCCAGACCCGCCAGTCCTTGCCCGAACCCCACGACGACGCCGGGAGGTCGACCTTCCCGCCGAGGTGGCCGGCTTCGAGCGCGCCCTTGAGCGTCGTCACGCGGACTCCCGCCTCGGGCAGCGCCCGCAGGACGCCTTCGAGCCAGGCCGGGCCCTCGTGCCACCAGTGGCCGAAGAGCTCGGTGTCGTACGCGGCGACGACGAGCGATTCGCGGCCGTGCTCGGCCTTGAGCGAACGCAGCCGGGCGACGACGGTGTCGACGAAGTCCTGGACGTGACCGCCGAGGGTGGCCGTCGCCATCGCCGGGTCGTACGGCGCCTTGTCCGGCGGCTCGACGGTCTTGCCGGTCACCCGCGACGGTTTGAGGCCGACCTCGTGCGCCCAGGTGTGGAAGTCGCGATAGGCGGCATGGCCGGGATACCCGGCCTTCGGCGACCAGACTCGGTACGTGACTTCGAGGTCGCGGCCGAAGCAGACGACGTCGGAATCGCCGACGGTCCGCGCCGCCGAGGTGTCGCCGTGCAGGGAGGGGCCGTCGACCATGAACCGCTTGACGCCCGCCGCGGCGTAGCCGGCTTCCATGCCGGGCGCGTAACCGCATTCGGGTGCCCAAATGCCTTCGGGACGGCGTCCGATCCGCAGCGCGGTGTCGGCCAGGCCGCCGCGCAGCATGAAGTCGCGGACCGCCGGGTCGAGCAGCGGCTGGAACGGATGCGCCAGCGGGCCGCCGAGCAGCTCGATCGTCCCGTTGTCCACAAAGGACCGAAGGATCGGCGAGAAACCGTGCCGCCAGCGGGTTTCGAGCTCTTCCGATGCCTTGAGCGCCGTCCGGTACTCGCTCGCCGCGAGGTCGCGCAGCAGCGGGTCGCCGCGCCAGAGCGTGGACGCGTGCCAGGAGCGCAGCTGCCAGTGGCCGAGCCAGTCGTGGAAGGCGTCGATGCAGTACGGGTCGTCGAGCTGGGCGGCGAGGATCGGCGTCATCCCGAGGGTGAGGACGTCTTCGCGGCCCTCGTCGGCGAAGCGGCGCAAGAGATCGACCATCGGCAGGTAGGAATGCGCCCACGCCTGATAAAGCCATTCCTCGCCGACCGGCCAGGATCCGTGGTGCGGCAGCCACGGCAGATGGCTGTGCACCACGAGGCAGAACGTGCCCTCGTACTCGCTCATCGGCGCACCGCCACGGCCACGAGGTCGAGGCTGGCGTCGAGGTCCTCACCGTGGATGGCGAAATCCGCCGCCTGGATGCTTTCGACGTCGGCGAGCAGTTCCGCCGGCCAGGTCGCCTGCCCCGGCAGCTGCCCCATGACGACGTCGAGCTGGGCGTCGATGATCGAACCGCCGTACTTGGCGTCCAGTTTCGCGACCCCCTCGCCGTGGTGGAGACCGTGCAGCGTCTCGACCTCGAAACCGGCGTCCCGCAGCAGTCCGTCCAATTCGGACGGTGCGAGCTCCCTGGTGTGGAACGGGTTGAGCGGGGTGTCACTGTCCGGGGTGAAGGTCAGCCGGTTGGGCGTGGTGACGATCAGCCGCCCGCCGGGGGAGAGCACACGGAGGCATTCGGCGAGGAAGGCGCCCTGATCCCAGAGGTGCTCGATCACCTGGAAGTTGGCGACGACGTCGACCGAGGCGTCCCGCAGCGGCAGGAACACCAGGTTCGCCCTGGCCACGCCGATGCCGGGGTAGCGGCGGGCGACGTGCTCGGTGGTGGGGACGTCGTAGTCGAGGGCGAGCACCCGCTCGGCGACGGTGGCGATGAGCCCGGCGCCGTAGCCCTCGCCGCACCCGGCCTCCAGGACGGTCTTGCCTTCGCACAGCGGCAGGAGCTTTTGATACGCGGCCTCGTGGCGCCGGAACCAGTAGTTCTCCTCGGCGATGCCCGGCACGGTGCGTTCACCGGTGAGGTGCAGCGCTTCGGCCCTGGTGGCTGGGGTGGTCACGCCGCGACCCTACCGGCCGGTCACTTCGGCCCGCGTGTCACGTTTCGGGGCGCCGCGCAGTCCAGGAGGTATGCAACGGACAATCACCCGCGTACTGCTCGTCGTCTTCGGCCTCATCGAACTGCCCGTCGGGCTGTGGCCGCTGGTCAGCCCGGACGGCTTCTACCGGGACTTCCCGGGGTTCCGCACCGGCTGGGTGGCGATGGACGGCCCCTTCAACGAACACCTGATCCAGGACTTCGGCGGCCTCAACCTCGCGCTCGCGGCCATCCTGATCGGCGCCGCCGTGATCGGGACGACCGCCGTGGCCAGGCTGGCCGCGCTCGCCACCTTCTGTTTCGGACTGCCGCATTTCCTCTACCACCTTGGCCACGTCTCGCATTTCGAGCCGGTGGACCAGGTGCTGATCGTCGCGACGACGGCGCTGGGCGCCGTGCTCCCGATCGTGCTGGCGTTGATCCCCTCGAAGCGGGCTACACCGGCGACACCGTGATGCCGATGGCACCGGGCCCGAGGTGGGCGCCGAGGATCATGCTGGCGTCCACCAGGGTGCTGTCGACCATATGCGGCAGCCGCGCCCGCAGCCGCCCGCCGATCTCCAGGTCGCGTTCGTCCGGGCCGAACCGGGTGATGGCGACCTCGACCTCCCGGTCGCCCGCGCATTCCACCGCGAGGTCGACGAGTTTGTTGAGCGCCCGCCGCTGACCCGGCACCCGGGTCAGCGGCGCGACCTCGCCGTTCTTCAGCGTCAGCAGCGGCTTGATCGAGAAGGCGGAGCCGAGGAACGCCTGCGCCGCTCCGATCCGGCCGCCGCGGCGCAGGAACTCCAGCGTGTCGACGTAGAGGATCTCCCGGCTGCCGCGGAACCGGCGTTCGGCCGCGTCGATGACGCGGGTGGCCTGCCCGCCGGCGGCGGCGACCTTGGCCGCCGAGGTCGCCGCGAAACCGAGGCTCATCCCGGTGGTCCCGCTGTCGAGGACGTGCACCGGGATGTTCACCTGCTGGGCGGCTTCGCGGGCGGCGTTCACCGTCTCCGACATGCGGCCCGAGATGTGGACGCTGACGATCGCGGACGCGCCCTTGCTCGCGGCGTCCTGGAAGGCCCAGAAGAACGCGGCGACCTCGGGCGGCGCCGTCTTCACCGGTGTCCCGGCCCGCAGATGGCCGATGATTTCCTCGCGGTCGTAGCGGTTCTCCTCGTCGAACTGCTCTCCGACCTGCAGTTGGACCTGAACGACGCCGATCCCCCAGCGTTCGGTGACCGGGGTGGGAAGGCAGGCGGTCGAGTCCGTGATCACGGCGACTGGGCCGGGCATGGAACGCATGGTGGGGCAGGTTATCCCTTCACCATCTCCGGGAGTACCCCGGAATACGGCCGTTCGGGTTAGTCGGCCGGTTACACTCACTTCCGGGTGAATTACCTGGACGATGGTCCCACTAAAACGTGCATCCAGGTGAATGAGGTCACCTCGGCGGGCCGCGGGGCTGAAATGGCCCTAATCTACCGGCCAGTAGAGCTGTTGCCCCGTGGCCGACGCCGGCCACTAACGGGAGGTCGAAGTAGACCCATGACGAACATCGTTGTCCTGGTCAAGCAGGTACCGGACACCTACTCGGAGCGGAAGCTCTCCGGTGCCGACAACACTCTTGACCGCGAATCCGCCGACGCCGTGCTCGACGAGATCAACGAGAAGGCCGTCGAAGAAGCACTGAAGATCAAGGAAGCCGGCGAGGGCGAGGTCACCGTCGTCTCGGTGGGTCCCGACCGCGCGACCGACGCGATCCGCAAGGCGCTGTCCATGGGTGCCGACAAGGCCATCCACGTCTCCGACGAGGCCCTGCACGGCTCCGACGCGATCGCCACCGCCAAGGTGCTGGCCGCCGCGATCTCCAAGGTCGAGGGCTTCGACCTGGTCATCACCGGTAACGAGGCCTCCGACGGCCGCGGTGGCGCCGTGCCGGCGATCATCGCCGAGCTGCTCGGCCTGCCGCAGCTGACCCACGTGAACGAGCTGACCGTCGACGGCACCTCGATCAAGGCCGACCGCTACACCGAGGACGGCGTCACGCACCTCGAGGCGAACCTGCCCGCGGTGGTGAGCGTCGGCGAGAAGATCAACGAGCCGCGCTACCCCTCCTTCAAGGGCATCATGGCCGCGAAGAAGAAGCCGGTCGAGACGCTGACCGTCGCGGACCTGGGTGTCGACGCGGCCGAGGTCGGCCTCGGCAACGCCTGGTCGTCCGTGCTCGAAGCCTCCCCGAAGCCGCCGCGCACCGCCGGTGAGCGCGTCGAGGACGAGGGTGACGGCGGCAGCAAGGTGGCCGCCTACCTGGTCGCGCAGAAGCTCATCTGAGACAGGTTTCGAGGAGGAATAGGGAAATGGCTGAAGTACTCGTCCTCGTCGACCACGTCGACGGTGAAGTCAAGAAGGTCACGCTCGAGCTGCTGACCGCCGCTCGTGAACTGGGTGAGCCGTCCGCGGTCGTCGTCGGCCCGACCGGCACCGCCGCCAAGGCGAAGGAAGCCCTCGCCGCGCACGGCGCAGCCAAGGTGTACGTCGCCGAGGGCGACAACGCCACCGGCTTCCTGGTCACCCCGAAGGTGGACGTCCTCGCCGCGCTGGCGGAGCGGACCTCCCCGGCCGCCGTGCTCGTCGCGGCCAGCGCCGAGGGCAAGGAGGTGTCCGCCCGGGTCGCGGTCCGCCTCGGCTCCGGTCTGCTGTACGACGCCGTCGGCGTGAACGGCGACGGCAGCGTCGACCAGTCCATCTTCGGTGGCGCGTTCTCCGTGAAGTCCAAGTCCACCAAGGGTGTCCCGGTCATCTCGGTCCGCCCGGGCGCGGTCGAGGCCGCTCCGGCCGAGGGCGCGGCCGCCGAGGAGACCGTCGAGGTCCCCGCGGGCGACCCGGCGAAGTCCGCCAGGATCACCGGCGTCGAGCCGATCGTCGGCGGCGACCGGCCGGAGCTCACCGAGGCCTCGGTCGTCGTCTCCGGTGGCCGCGGTGTCGGCTCGGCCGACAAGTTCGACGTCGTCGAGGCGCTCGCCGACTCGCTCGGTGCCGCCGTCGGTGCTTCCCGCGCCGCGGTCGACTCGGGCTACTACCCGGCGCAGTTCCAGGTCGGCCAGACCGGTAAGACGGTCTCGCCGCAGCTGTACATCGCGCTGGGCATCTCCGGCGCGATCCAGCACCGCGCCGGTATGCAGACCTCGAAGACCATCATCGCGGTCAACAAGGACGCCGAGGCGCCGATCTTCGAGATCGCCGACTTCGGTGTGGTGGGCGACCTGTTCAACGTCGCGCCGCAGCTGACCGAAGAGGTCCAGAAGCGCAAGGGCTGAGCCCCACGTTTCGCGGGGGCCGTCCGGGATTTATTTCCCGGGCGGCCCCTTTTCCGTGACCGGGAAGTGACTTCTCATCCTGAGAGAAGCCTGAGAACCCGCAATTAACTGAACGTGCACTAATCGGCCATCGGGCGCATTGTCGTTGGTACCCCTCCAGGGGTAGACCTGGGTCATGACGACGTCACAGCTCCTCGTCAGTACTGACCAGGCAGGTGTCGAACTCCCGGCCGACGCGCCGCGTTACTCCCTTCTCGTGGCGAACGGAAACGAAGAAGTCGTCGCCGCGCAACGCCTGCGCCATCAGGTGTTCGCCGAGGAAATGGGAGCGACGCTCAATTCCCCCGAACCAGGCCTCGACGTCGACTACTTCGACGAGTTCTGCGATCACCTCGTGGTGCGGGACGACAACACCGGCGAGATCGTGGGCACGTACCGGATGTTGCCGCCCGATCGGGCCGCGCGGGCGGGAAAGCTGTACTCCGACAGCGAATTCGATCTCACCGCGCTCGACGCGCTGCGTCCTTCGCTGGTCGAGACGGGCCGTTCGTGCGTGCACCCCGACCACCGCAGCGGTGCCGTGGTGAGCCTCGTCTGGGCGGGGATCGGGCGCTACATGCTGCTGGCCGGTCACCGGTATCTCGCAGGCTGCGCCTCCGTGCCGCTGACCGACGGCGGGGTCTACGCGGCGGGCGTCTGGGATGTCCTGCGCGCCAAGCACTACGCGGATGAATCCCTTCGGGTGACGCCGCTGAACCCGTGGCGGGTCGAAGGCGTCGAGCGTCCGGCCCGCGCGATCCTCCCGCCGCTCATCAAGGGCTACACGCGTCTCGGCGCGAAGATCTACGGCCCGCCCGCGCTCGACGCGGATTTCGGTGTCGCGGACTTCTTCGTCCTGCTGGATCTGCACAACGTCGACGAGCGGTACCTCAAGTTCTTCCTGGGAGTGCAGGGATGACTCACGCCTGGATGCCGAAATCGCCGTGTGGCGACGGCTGCCTGACCGAAGGGGCGCCGACGGTGGCGTTCGGCAGGCGGGTCCTGCGGTTCACCGCGGCGATCGGTGTCATCTTCGGTGCCTTCCTGAGCGCGCCGCTCGTGCTCGTACTGCGCGGCATGCCCCGGGAACGGTTGGTGCGCCTGCTTTTCGCGGGGATCCTTCGCTCGTTCGGGGTAAAGCTGCGCGTGCTCGGCGACGAGCGGTTCCGCGCCGTGCCCGGCCGTGGCGCGCTCGTGGTGAACAACCACATCTCGTGGCTGGACATCATCGCGGTCAACGCCGTCCAGCCGATGCGGGCGCTCGCGAAGAAGGAGGTCGGCGCCTGGCCGGTGCTCGGCCTGCTGGTGCGCCGCGGCGGCAGCATCTTCCTCGACCGGGAGAACCTGCGGAGCCTCCCCTCGACGATGGACGAACTCGCCGAGGCCATGCGCGGCGGATCACTCGTCAGCGTGACACCGGAAGGCACCACCTGGTGCGGTCTCGGCTCGGGCCGGTTCCGCCCGGCGACCTTCCAGGCCGCGATCGACGGCGGTGTCCCGGTGCGGCCGCTCGCGCTGCGGTTCCGGCTCGCCGACGGGCGGGAGACGACGCAGCCGGCGTTCATCGGGCCGGAGTCGCTCATCGCTTCGCTGCGGCGGGTCGCGGCTCTGCGTGGTCTGGTGCTGGAGGTGCACGTATGCCCGGAGATCGCGCCGGGCCGCGCCGCGGATCGGCGGGAACTGGCCGCACTGGCGGAATCCGCGGTGCAGGCGGCACTGGGGCGGGTGCAGATCCCGGTACAGCGGCGGCGTCGCCCGGCAGTGGTTCCGGTGCCCGGCCCCGCGCGGACTCCGGCGGGCTGAAGGGGACTTTCCCCGCATAGGAAGTGGTGAAAGCGTCCTTCACCGCGTCCTATGCGGGGATGGGCCCCTTCAGCTCAGCCGAAGGTCAGCGTGATCTTCCCGCCCGCGTGACCGGTAACGCTTTCCCGGTGTGCCGCGGCGGCGTCGGCGAGCGCGTAACTCGATCCCAGCTTCAACTTCAGCCCTCGCGCGACCAGATCCTCAAGAACCGCTTGAGTTTCCGAGCCGCCCGCCGAGAACTTCAGCCCCTGCGCGTAAGCCGCCGGGTCCGCGATGGTGATCAGCCGGTCGGGTGAGCCCAGCAACTCGACGGAATCACCCAGGACACCGAAGCCCGCGGCGTCGAACACCGCGTCGACGCCGTCCGGAGCGGCCGAGCGGACTCGCGAGAGCCAGCCGTCGCCGTACTGGACCGGCACCCCGCCGAGGTCCTTCACCTCGTCCAGCGACGAAGCCCCGGCGAGCCCGATGACCGTGGCGCCCAGCGCGACGGCGGCCTGCGTCGCGATCCGGCCGACCTGCCCGCTCGCGCCGTGGATCACCACGGTCTCGCCCGGCTTGACCTCCAGTTCGCCGAGCACCCGCAACGCGGTTTCCCCGGCGATGGGCAGCGCGGCGGCTTCGGCCCACGACAGCCCAGCGGGTTTGCGGATGACCGTGCTCGCCAGCGCGTACTCCGCGTACGTTCCGGTGTCCGACCAGCCGAAGACCTCGTCCCCGACGGCGAATCCGGCGCCTTCGCCCACCGCGTCCACCACGCCCGCCAGCTCCAGGCCGAGGATGTGCGGGAATTCGACGGGCCGGACCTCCGCCATGGCGCCCGACCGGATCTTCCAGTCGATCGGGTTGACGCCGGCGGCCTTGACCTTCACCCGCACCTGGCCGGGCCCGGGCTCCGGCAGCGGGACCTCGGCAGCCCGCAGGACGTCAGGTTCGCCGTACTGGGTGATGGTGATCGCTCGCATGTTCACTCCTACTCGGTTTTCTTCGCTGCGATCAGTCAACCGGCGCCCGGACCCCGCCCGAACCAGCCGGACGAGCAGTGTTCACTAGCCGGGAGAGCAGCGTCCCCGCGCCGGGACGCGCCTACTGTGGAGCCATGGATCCGCTGCAAGTGCTGAGCCAGGTCGAGTACATGCTCGCCGCTCCGCGTCCCGAACTCCTGCCGCGTTTCTCCGCGACGGCCGCGGCCGTCCTGCCGCACCGCGCCGCCGCCATGGAGACCGGCGACTGTTCCCGTCTGCCGACCAAGGTCGACGGCGACCCGGCGATCACCGCCGCGGTCACGAGCGCCGAGCTTCAGCGGCTCGCCGCGCTCGGCGTCCCGGGGCAGGCCGTGGTGGCCGAAGAGACGCTCGGCGGGAAGCGCCGGAAGCTCGTCCTCCTGACCTCGGCACCGGTGATCGGCAAGGGCGCGATGGTCGCGCTCGTCCCCACCGAGGACGAGCCGTCGGACAGCGCGCTGGAGATCGTCGCCAAGCTGTGGGACATCGTCAGCGTGAACGCCGCCCAGCGCGCCACCGACCCCGAGCCCGCCGTCCTGGAAAGCAACATCGCGGCGGCGACCGCGCGGGCGCGGGCGATCACCGATCTGGGCCAGACGCACGCCACCACGCTGACGTCGCTGCTCGCGGTGCTGCGGTCCCGCAAGCTCGGCGACGCCGCCGCCCGGCAGACCGCGACCGATCTCGCCGCGGCCGCGCTGGTCGAACTGCGCTCGATCGCCGACCGCGACCAGGAGCTCTCGGCGGAGCCGGCG from Amycolatopsis sp. EV170708-02-1 includes:
- a CDS encoding 1-acyl-sn-glycerol-3-phosphate acyltransferase; amino-acid sequence: MTHAWMPKSPCGDGCLTEGAPTVAFGRRVLRFTAAIGVIFGAFLSAPLVLVLRGMPRERLVRLLFAGILRSFGVKLRVLGDERFRAVPGRGALVVNNHISWLDIIAVNAVQPMRALAKKEVGAWPVLGLLVRRGGSIFLDRENLRSLPSTMDELAEAMRGGSLVSVTPEGTTWCGLGSGRFRPATFQAAIDGGVPVRPLALRFRLADGRETTQPAFIGPESLIASLRRVAALRGLVLEVHVCPEIAPGRAADRRELAALAESAVQAALGRVQIPVQRRRRPAVVPVPGPARTPAG
- a CDS encoding NADP-dependent oxidoreductase: MRAITITQYGEPDVLRAAEVPLPEPGPGQVRVKVKAAGVNPIDWKIRSGAMAEVRPVEFPHILGLELAGVVDAVGEGAGFAVGDEVFGWSDTGTYAEYALASTVIRKPAGLSWAEAAALPIAGETALRVLGELEVKPGETVVIHGASGQVGRIATQAAVALGATVIGLAGASSLDEVKDLGGVPVQYGDGWLSRVRSAAPDGVDAVFDAAGFGVLGDSVELLGSPDRLITIADPAAYAQGLKFSAGGSETQAVLEDLVARGLKLKLGSSYALADAAAAHRESVTGHAGGKITLTFG
- a CDS encoding LuxR C-terminal-related transcriptional regulator, with the translated sequence MDPLQVLSQVEYMLAAPRPELLPRFSATAAAVLPHRAAAMETGDCSRLPTKVDGDPAITAAVTSAELQRLAALGVPGQAVVAEETLGGKRRKLVLLTSAPVIGKGAMVALVPTEDEPSDSALEIVAKLWDIVSVNAAQRATDPEPAVLESNIAAATARARAITDLGQTHATTLTSLLAVLRSRKLGDAAARQTATDLAAAALVELRSIADRDQELSAEPASAAFDTLAAQLDPLVRHDDVTVDLAGPGDERPLPQDIAHTARTVSRGLVLAALERGSTRVRASWRIDGQNLRVTVRDNGPDVARAVPATGLTERITPLGGRWEVDAVPDWGATITAALPLGVQETPELRPLDRLNPRELEVLAGIARGKRNRQIADELALTEHTVKFHVRKILGKLEVTSRGEAAVLARELRLEPAS